One Mycobacterium paraseoulense genomic window, AATACCCGTCGTCCAGTTGGGCACCGGCAACGTCGGTGTTCACGCCCTGCGCGCGCTCATCACCAACCCGGCGTTCGACCTCAGGGGCGTTTGGGTGTCGTCGGACGCCAAGGCCGGCAAGGACGCGGCAGAGCTTGCCGGGCTTTCCGACGCGACCGGCGTGCTGGCCAGCACCGACCTGGACGCCGTCCTGGCGGCCGGGCCGCAATGCGCCGTGTACAACGCGCTGGCCGACAACCGATTGCCCGAGGCGCTCGAGGACTACCGGCGCGTCCTGGCGGCCGGGATCAACGTCGTGGGTAGCGGCCCGGTGTTTCTGCAGTATCCGTGGCAGGTGATTCCCGAGGAGCTGATCAAGCCCATTGAAGACGCTGCGCGCGAAGGGAATTCGAGCGTATTCGTCAATGGGATCGACCCCGGCTTCGCCAACGACCTGCTGCCGCTGGCGCTGGCCGGCACCTGCCAGAACATCCAGCAGATCCGCTGCATGGAGATCGTCGACTACGCCACCTATGACAGCGCCGCGGTCATGTTCGACGTGATGGGTTTCGGGAAGCCGCTCGACGAGATCCCCATGCTGTTGCAGCCCGGCGTGCTCAGCCTGGCTTGGGGCTCGGTGGTCCGGCAACTGGCGGCCGGCCTGGGCGTCTCACTCGACTCGGTCGCGCAGGAGTACGTCCGCGTGCCGGCGCCCGAGGACTTCGACATCGCGTCGGGGCACATCCCCAAGGGCAGCGCCGCCGCGCTGCGGTTCGAGGTGTTCGGCATGGTCAACGGCGACCCCGTCGTGGTCCTCGAACACGTCACCCGGCTGCGTGAGGACCTCTGCCCGGATTGGCCGCAGCCCGCCCAGCCCGGTGGGTCCTATCGCATCGAGATCAGCGGCGAACCGTCCTACGCCATGGACGTCTGCCTCAGCAGCCGCAGGGGCGA contains:
- a CDS encoding NAD(P)H-dependent amine dehydrogenase family protein is translated as MAIPVVQLGTGNVGVHALRALITNPAFDLRGVWVSSDAKAGKDAAELAGLSDATGVLASTDLDAVLAAGPQCAVYNALADNRLPEALEDYRRVLAAGINVVGSGPVFLQYPWQVIPEELIKPIEDAAREGNSSVFVNGIDPGFANDLLPLALAGTCQNIQQIRCMEIVDYATYDSAAVMFDVMGFGKPLDEIPMLLQPGVLSLAWGSVVRQLAAGLGVSLDSVAQEYVRVPAPEDFDIASGHIPKGSAAALRFEVFGMVNGDPVVVLEHVTRLREDLCPDWPQPAQPGGSYRIEISGEPSYAMDVCLSSRRGDHNHAGLVATAMRVVNAIPAVVAAPPGIVTTLDLPLITGKGLYLPG